CTGCAGCTCTTATTCTCATTGTCACCAGTAAAGTTGTCCTAGGACAGGTAAACTTGAATAATAAGTGTGTATATTACTGTACAATCATTAAGTGAAGTTATTATTTCTCATTGCTAGGATGACAGAAAGTATTTTGGAGGAGATATTATTCAGTTGGATATGGCAGTGAATTCAGTTGATGACCGATATGATGGCTGTAGAGAGAAGATGGAAAACCTGGTGAGaacaaaatatctaaaacaaGAAATCTGTGCTGACTTATCTGGCTTTGGAGCAGCTTGGATAAACAGTACAGGAAAAATATCTGAatcaaaaaaattgaaaatgcaCCATTTAAGTGCCATCACTGTGTACACTGGTCTTACAGTAAACCGTGCATTCAATCATGAAGTTAGGACTggcagacaaaaatacaaagaaaagaAATACACATGGTTTTCGCTTCATTTTTTGTTGACAGAAGCGATACAGATTCTTaagaaaaagcaaaacaaatgtAAATCAACTTATCGTGGTACCAGTGTTACATTTAATGAGAATGTTCAGAACAAAGAGATTCGTTTTGGTTCATTTGCGTCCTCCTCTCTTGAACTTAAAATAGCAAAGCGGTTTGGAAACGAATcttgttttgaaattaaaacaTGCTATGGTGCTGATGTGTCAAAATACTCCTATTTACCTTATGAGAAAGAGGTGCTGATTCCACCGTATGAGACATTTAAAGTCACTGAAATAAAGAAGAAAGGTGCCTGGTGTAACACTGTGTTCAAACTGAAGAGCTCTGGgataaaaagtaacttaaactgTGCAGTGGCATCAGTCGAGCCCAAGAGATATCACAATGTCATTATCTCTGACTGATCGGCATTTAcctctttattttctttctttatattaAGTGTTGCTTTCATTGTACTACAACAATTcgttgaaaaataaaaatgttttaattaactttaaaagTTTTACTGACTGAAAACTGAAAAGCATGTAAATAACTGCATTATTTCATTGCCTATTCTACTTTATGTGTGAAGGCTCTCTGAAAATACATGACGTTGGTCAGTTGTGACCACAAATGTCAGGGTCTGTAATTCCCCAATAACAACCACTAAAACTAACACATCCTGACTCATCAAGTTGCTGTGAGTCATCTTAACCTGTACAACTTAAATGATCAATGTATCACTTTCCTGTCTCTCTCCTTATCACAGGCTTTAATTTGTTACAAATGAGCTAGTACAATATTTTacatcaatatattgttttttgtCAATCATGACTCTT
This window of the Misgurnus anguillicaudatus chromosome 19, ASM2758022v2, whole genome shotgun sequence genome carries:
- the LOC141350908 gene encoding erythroblast NAD(P)(+)--arginine ADP-ribosyltransferase-like, with the protein product MLTTAALILIVTSKVVLGQDDRKYFGGDIIQLDMAVNSVDDRYDGCREKMENLVRTKYLKQEICADLSGFGAAWINSTGKISESKKLKMHHLSAITVYTGLTVNRAFNHEVRTGRQKYKEKKYTWFSLHFLLTEAIQILKKKQNKCKSTYRGTSVTFNENVQNKEIRFGSFASSSLELKIAKRFGNESCFEIKTCYGADVSKYSYLPYEKEVLIPPYETFKVTEIKKKGAWCNTVFKLKSSGIKSNLNCAVASVEPKRYHNVIISD